In Thermodesulforhabdus norvegica, a single window of DNA contains:
- a CDS encoding DUF434 domain-containing protein, with amino-acid sequence MHAPLILLKAAAQDFFFLQSRGYPREKSLEMVGNRYELSSQDRDILRRGVFDQKTALLRRSKQLIGPDWSDELVMIDGHNVHITLESLLLNRTLIRANDGAIRDIARISRNFRPGQTTYYVIDLITDFFREYPAKVVYIFFDAPVSKSGELAALYRRSFGKAGVKVVTKAVPVPEREFDYDGAIIASSDSAVIDAASRWFDLTWFIMSHRNVKPVSRIVDFFDLIMMDVMSWNFAEDWPEACK; translated from the coding sequence ATGCATGCACCGTTAATACTTCTTAAAGCCGCTGCTCAGGATTTCTTCTTCCTTCAATCTCGCGGGTATCCCAGGGAAAAGTCCCTGGAGATGGTGGGAAATCGCTACGAGTTGAGTTCTCAAGATCGGGACATACTGAGGCGAGGGGTGTTCGACCAGAAAACGGCTCTTTTGAGAAGAAGCAAGCAGTTGATCGGTCCAGACTGGTCTGATGAACTGGTGATGATAGACGGTCACAACGTTCATATCACCCTTGAAAGCCTGCTCCTTAACAGGACTCTCATAAGGGCCAACGATGGGGCTATAAGAGACATTGCCAGGATTTCCCGCAATTTTCGACCCGGTCAAACCACTTACTATGTTATTGACCTGATAACCGATTTTTTCAGGGAATATCCGGCAAAAGTGGTGTATATCTTTTTTGACGCTCCTGTAAGCAAAAGCGGAGAACTGGCAGCACTGTATCGGAGGTCTTTCGGAAAAGCCGGAGTGAAGGTTGTGACAAAAGCCGTTCCGGTACCGGAACGAGAATTTGACTATGATGGTGCTATTATTGCCAGCAGTGATAGCGCCGTCATAGATGCAGCATCTCGGTGGTTTGATCTTACATGGTTTATTATGAGTCATAGAAATGTCAAACCGGTTTCTCGCATTGTTGACTTTTTTGATTTGATTATGATGGATGTTATGTCGTGGAATTTTGCAGAGGATTGGCCTGAGGCTTGCAAATAA
- a CDS encoding aspartate kinase has product MSLIVQKYGGTSVANVERIKAVARKVYQRKREGHDIVVVLSARAGETDRLISLAHEVSPNPDPRELDMLLSTGEQVTIALFCMAMKDLGQKAISLTGYQAGIMTDDHYGEARITSINTAIIKEYLKDGYVVAVAGFQGYDPHHNITTLGRGGSDTTAVALAAALRADICEIYTDVEGVFTTDPNICSNARKLSKISYEEMLEMASLGAKVLHARAVEFGMKFNIPILVCSSFKDVPGTLVTGEDQDMEKYVVSGVTYTKNVGRITVTDVPDVPGMAARIFGPVGEAGINVDMIIQGSSGIPGKANISFTVSKSNYEKAMELVREIARDIGAGEVHGNDRIAKVSIVGVGMKSHSGVAGKMFSALAAENINIMMISTSEIKISVVIDEKYTELAVRVLHDTFELDKDPNGVFRVKEEPFE; this is encoded by the coding sequence ATGAGCCTGATTGTTCAGAAATACGGCGGCACCTCTGTTGCCAACGTAGAGAGAATAAAGGCAGTTGCCCGCAAGGTTTATCAGCGTAAAAGGGAGGGGCATGATATCGTTGTCGTGCTCTCTGCAAGGGCCGGAGAAACCGACAGGCTTATATCCCTTGCCCATGAAGTAAGTCCCAATCCTGATCCACGAGAGCTTGACATGCTCTTATCAACGGGCGAACAGGTTACCATTGCACTTTTCTGCATGGCAATGAAAGACCTGGGCCAGAAAGCCATATCTCTTACGGGCTATCAGGCCGGAATTATGACCGACGATCACTACGGCGAGGCGAGAATAACCTCGATAAACACGGCAATCATAAAGGAATATCTAAAAGACGGCTATGTGGTTGCGGTGGCAGGCTTTCAGGGCTACGATCCCCATCACAACATAACGACTCTGGGACGAGGAGGTTCGGACACAACGGCCGTTGCCCTTGCCGCAGCACTTCGTGCAGACATCTGCGAAATCTACACCGATGTCGAAGGCGTTTTTACAACGGACCCCAACATATGTTCTAATGCCCGAAAGCTGTCAAAGATCAGTTATGAAGAGATGCTCGAGATGGCAAGCCTTGGCGCAAAGGTGCTCCATGCAAGGGCCGTAGAGTTCGGAATGAAGTTCAATATCCCCATTCTGGTTTGCTCATCCTTCAAGGATGTGCCGGGTACACTGGTCACAGGGGAGGATCAGGACATGGAAAAATATGTGGTTTCAGGGGTTACCTATACCAAAAACGTAGGGCGTATAACGGTAACAGACGTTCCGGATGTGCCCGGTATGGCGGCGCGCATCTTCGGACCCGTTGGAGAAGCAGGCATAAACGTGGACATGATAATACAAGGAAGTAGCGGCATTCCCGGGAAGGCCAACATTTCCTTCACCGTCTCGAAGAGTAACTACGAGAAGGCCATGGAACTCGTTAGAGAAATCGCCCGTGATATCGGTGCCGGTGAGGTACACGGGAACGACCGGATTGCGAAAGTCTCCATTGTCGGGGTTGGAATGAAGAGCCACAGCGGTGTGGCCGGCAAAATGTTTTCTGCCCTGGCCGCAGAAAACATAAACATAATGATGATAAGCACGTCGGAAATAAAAATATCCGTTGTTATTGACGAAAAATACACAGAACTGGCCGTTCGGGTCCTCCACGATACTTTTGAGCTGGACAAAGACCCCAACGGGGTCTTCAGGGTAAAGGAAGAACCCTTTGAGTAA
- a CDS encoding sigma-54-dependent transcriptional regulator — protein sequence MKGEGIVLLVDGDPDFLGNLSEKFIEKGFKVLCCRSAEEAIRTVNRHTVHVCVLEIFLPDRSGMEVLDYIKRSVPHCSVIVLTGQGSVKSAVESLKKGAVDYFTKPADFGELYEAVKRAMDGGERSPEDAGDEIPAFASIVGHSPIMRELFRVIRRVAATDTTVLITGESGTGKELVAKAIHDLSSRHRRPFVPVNCGAIPEELLESEFFGHEKGAFSGAIRTRQGRFELADGGSVFLDEIGEMSPKLQVKLLRFLQDRKFERVGGVRTIEVDVRIIAATNRDLWKSVQEGSFREDLFYRLNVVPIHVPALRERTEDIPHLVRHFIKMHSERKALPAKNVSEEVMECFMRYPWPGNVRELENLIERLLILTEGDVITIKDLPDRFLNHAGDGKGPVKIRLPDSGIHLKKTLESIEIDLIMQALDKAGGVKNHAAKLLRLNRTTLIEKMKKLGISYPPSEVNSVIRTGR from the coding sequence ATGAAGGGTGAGGGAATAGTGCTTCTGGTTGACGGAGATCCGGATTTTTTAGGCAATTTAAGTGAAAAATTTATCGAAAAGGGTTTTAAGGTATTATGTTGCAGGAGTGCAGAAGAAGCGATAAGGACAGTGAATCGTCATACCGTCCATGTTTGTGTCCTTGAGATCTTTTTGCCCGACCGGAGCGGAATGGAGGTGCTCGATTACATTAAACGGTCCGTTCCCCATTGTTCTGTAATAGTGTTAACCGGGCAGGGTTCCGTTAAATCCGCTGTGGAGTCCCTTAAAAAGGGGGCCGTAGATTATTTTACGAAACCGGCGGATTTTGGTGAGCTCTACGAGGCGGTTAAGAGGGCAATGGATGGGGGAGAAAGGTCTCCGGAAGATGCCGGTGACGAAATTCCTGCCTTTGCTTCCATAGTTGGTCACAGTCCGATAATGCGGGAGCTCTTTAGGGTTATCAGGCGGGTTGCCGCAACGGATACGACGGTTCTCATCACCGGTGAAAGCGGTACGGGTAAGGAGCTTGTGGCTAAGGCCATCCATGATCTGAGCTCCCGGCATAGGAGGCCCTTCGTGCCCGTAAACTGTGGAGCCATACCGGAGGAACTTTTGGAGAGTGAGTTCTTCGGTCATGAAAAGGGGGCCTTTTCGGGGGCCATAAGAACCCGGCAGGGGCGGTTTGAACTGGCAGACGGGGGATCGGTTTTTCTGGATGAAATAGGCGAAATGAGTCCGAAATTGCAGGTAAAATTGTTAAGGTTTCTTCAGGACCGCAAATTCGAAAGGGTTGGAGGAGTTCGGACCATCGAGGTTGACGTCAGGATTATTGCGGCCACCAACAGAGATTTGTGGAAGTCTGTGCAGGAAGGATCTTTTCGGGAAGATCTTTTTTACCGCCTTAACGTCGTACCTATTCATGTTCCGGCCCTCAGGGAAAGAACCGAGGACATTCCCCATCTGGTCAGGCATTTTATCAAGATGCATTCAGAGCGGAAGGCTCTTCCGGCAAAGAATGTGAGTGAAGAGGTGATGGAATGTTTTATGAGATACCCATGGCCCGGGAATGTTAGAGAACTGGAAAACCTTATAGAAAGGTTGCTGATTCTGACGGAAGGAGATGTGATAACGATAAAGGACCTTCCCGACAGATTTTTGAATCACGCAGGAGACGGCAAAGGCCCTGTAAAAATTCGCCTTCCCGACTCGGGGATCCATTTGAAAAAAACACTGGAATCCATAGAGATCGATCTCATCATGCAGGCGCTGGATAAGGCAGGAGGAGTAAAAAACCATGCGGCAAAGCTTTTGAGGCTCAATCGTACAACTCTCATTGAAAAGATGAAGAAGCTCGGCATTTCTTATCCTCCTTCGGAGGTCAACTCCGTGATCAGGACCGGCAGGTAG